Proteins from a single region of Apium graveolens cultivar Ventura chromosome 7, ASM990537v1, whole genome shotgun sequence:
- the LOC141675281 gene encoding uncharacterized protein At4g33100 codes for MGFLRSDKKPTTHVSTSPCANLRAAYDKCFNRWYSEKFLKGVWDKEECVSEWNKYRDCLSQHLDDKHLARFLEAEGIGNMINQVNASSPKGAPT; via the exons ATGGGTTTTTTAAGATCCGACAAAAAACCAACAACGCATGTTTCAACATCTCCCTGTGCAAATCTCAGAGCTGCTTATGATAAATGCTTCAACAG ATGGTATTCTGAGAAGTTCTTGAAGGGTGTATGGGACAAAGAGGAGTGTGTTTCTGAGTGGAATAAGTACAGAGATTGTCTCTCT CAACATTTGGATGATAAGCACCTGGCTAGATTCTTAGAGGCCGAAGGGATTGGCAATATGATTAATCAAGTTAATGCTTCGAGTCCTAAAGGTGCTCCGACATGA